In Camelus dromedarius isolate mCamDro1 chromosome 24, mCamDro1.pat, whole genome shotgun sequence, one genomic interval encodes:
- the RHOT2 gene encoding mitochondrial Rho GTPase 2 isoform X11, with the protein MEAVLPIMSQFPEIETCVECSAKNLKNISELFYYAQKAVLHPTAPLYDPEAKQLRPACAQALTRIFRLSDQDMDQALNDQELNAFQKSCFGHPLAPQALEDVKMVVSRNVAGGVRDDRLTLDGFLFLNMLFIQRGRHETTWTILRRFGYGDSLELTADYLFPPWGAAASRAESPQVGGLPSSASLAPCRLRVPPGCSAELNHRGYQFVQRVFEKHDQDRDGALSPAELQSLFSVFPAAPWGPQLSRTVRTEAGRLPLHGYLCQWTLVTYLDVQCCLEHLGYLGYPTLYEQDSQAHAITVTREKRLDQEKGQTQRSVLLCKVVGAHGVGKSSFLQAFLGRGLGHQGAQDPAEESSTYAIDTVQVNGQEKYLILCEVGADSLLTIAADATCDVACLMFDGSDPASFTLCASVYKRHYMDGQTPCLFVSSKADLPGGISSPGLSPTEFCRRHRLPAPTPFSCAGPAMPDTTIFTRLATMATFPHLVHGERHTTSFWLRVALGAAGAAVAAVLSFSLYRVLVKSR; encoded by the exons TGCTCAGCCAAGAACCTGAAGAACATCTCAGAGCTGTTCTACTACGCACAGAAGGCCGTGCTGCACCCCACAGCCCCCCTCTATGACCCTGAGGCCAAGCAG CTGAGGCCCGCGTGTGCCCAGGCCCTCACGCGCATCTTCAGGCTCTCAGACCAGGACATGGACCAGGCGCTCAATGACCAGGAGCTCAACGCTTTCCAG AAATCCTGTTTCGGGCACCCCCTGGCCCCACAGGCCCTGGAGGATGTGAAGATGGTGGTGAGCAGGAACGTGGCGGGAGGCGTGCGGGACGACCGGCTCACCCTGGATG GATTCCTGTTCTTGAACATGCTGTTCATCCAGCGAGGCCGTCATGAGACCACGTGGACCATCCTGAGGCGCTTTGGGTACGGTGACTCGCTTGAGCTGACGGCCGACTACCTCTTCCCACC GTGGGGAGCAGCAGCCAGCAGGGCGGAAAGTCCACAAGTGGGAGGCTTGCCAAGCTCAGCTTCCCTGGCACCCTGCAGGCTCCGCGTGCCCCCTGGCTGCAGCGCTGAGCTCAACCACCGTGGCTACCAGTTTGTGCAGAGGGTGTTTGAGAAGCATGACCAG GACCGGGATGGCGCCCTCTCACCAGCGGAGCTACAGAGCCTCTTCAGCGTGTTTCCAGCTGCTCCCTGGGGCCCCCAGCTCTCCCGCACAGTCCGCACCGAGGCTGGTCGGCTGCCCTTGCACGGGTATCTCTGCCAGTGGAC CCTGGTGACCTACCTAGATGTCCAGTGCTGTCTCGAGCACCTTGGCTACCTGGGCTACCCCACTCTCTATGAGCAGGACTCTCAGGCTCATGCCATTACAG TCACCCGGGAAAAGAGGCTGGACCAGGAGAAGGGGCAGACACAGAGGAGTGTGCTCCTGTGCAAGGTGGTGGGGGCCCATGGAGTGGGCAAGTCCTCCTTCCTGCAGGCCTTCCTTGGCCGTGGCCTGGGG CACCAGGGTGCCCAGGATCCCGCTGAGGAGTCCTCCACTTATGCCATTGACACAGTTCAGGTCAACGGGCAGGAAAAGTACCTGATA CTATGCGAGGTGGGTGCAGACAGCCTGCTGACCATCGCAGCTGATGCTACGTGTGATGTTGCCTGCTTGATGTTTGATGGCAGTGACCCTGCGTCCTTCACACTGTGTGCCAGTGTCTACAAG cGCCACTACATGGATGGACAGACCCCTTGCCTCTTCGTCTCTTCCAAGGCTGACCTGCCCGGAGGCATCTCGTCACCTGGCCTGTCCCCAACCGAGTTTTGCCGCAGGCATCGGCTACCTGCCCCGACCCCGTTCTCCTGTGCTGGCCCAGCCATGCCAGACACCACCATCTTTACCCGGCTCGCCACCATGGCCACCTTCCC ACACCTTGTTCATGGGGAGCGACATACTACCTCCTTCTGGCTCCGGGTGGCCCTGGGGGCCGCTGGGGCCGCCGTCGCTGCAGTCCTCAGCTTC